The genome window CACGCTTTGGCAAGATGTATATCACGCAACAACTCCGAATGGGAAAATCGCCTACATAAAGCTGACCCTGCAAGCAGGAGCAGTAGTCATCCAGTTTAAGGAGAAATAGTCATGGCTGAATCTGTCCAGTGTATGAGTTGCGGTTTCAAGGGCATGGTACGTGACGAGAATAGAACCGAGACCATCAGTTATTCCGGGGAGTCAATAACCCTCACAGGTTTGGCCGGATGGTTCTGTCCTGAATGTAGCGATGGTGTTTTTGATGATGAGAGCAGCCAGCGGTATGCAGAAGCAAGCGACAGCCTGGTGATGCTTGCCCGTAAGAGATGCCGTGAAGAAGTCCGTAGGATACGCAGGAAACTTGGTCTCACACAGAAGGAGGCTGCTGCAATGTTTGGTGGCGGCATCAATGCGTTTTCACGATACGAGCGAGGGGAAACCGAGCCGAGCATCGCCACAATGCAGCTACTTCGCTTGTTGGACAAGCATCCTGAGCTTCTAAACGAGCTACGCATGGCTGCATGATTTCAGGCAGTAGCGACCTCGCAGTGCTGTCGCTTCTGCACGGGTCTCTTCGTGAAAAATGTCACTGCCGGAAAAGGCATGAGGTGATTTGACTCATTTTGCGGAGGATGTCTGGTATAACCGAACAAAATCACAGATGCTTTCAAGAGGTCTGACAAAATATTAAATGTAAAGGACTGTTTCCTGGAGAATTTGCAGTTGCCAATCGTTGGGAGGTGGTGTAGTAGTTCTTATTGAGTCAGCAGTTATCTGGTGAGGTGAGTGTGTGGATGCTGGTCACATATTCCGTTGATTCAAGGCCGCATCGGTCAGCAATGAGCTGGCTGGTGCGGCCTTTTGTTTGAGTGTTGAGAGAGTGGGTATTTGTAGGGGATGTCCCGATTATTTCCGATTATTTCATCGGGACTTTGTTGCAAGGTTGGATAGTTTTGTATACTGTCCCCGGAACTGCCAAAGAGAAAATATGCAAAAAGAAGAAGATTACTTAGAGCTACTGCAAGCCTTGCTCGAAGTCATAGAGGTTAATAAAGGTACAGCAGCTGGGGACGATGATCGAGTTCTTGACGCTGAAGGTCTCGCCATCAAATGTTTTAGTCATGCCTGCTCCCTTCTATATCTTCTTCGAGGTACAAATGTTCCTGACTTAGGAGCGGCATTCTTTGATCCAGGGTCCATTAATGTCCTTGGACGGGCAATGCTGGAGTCATTTCTCGTCTTTTACTACATATTTGTTGACCCTGAAACTGCAGAAGAAGAAACCTTTAGATACCACTCTTGGCTTTACAAAGACCTACTGGAGCGACAAAAGTTTCCAGCAAGGTCTCCAGAAGGAAAGAGAATTTTAGAGACAGAAATAACTGCCATCAGCGCCTTAAGGGGCGAGATTGAAGGTAGTAACTCGTACGCGAACCTGACGCCCAAGCAGAGGCAAATTCTTATCGAAGGTCGGGAATGGCGTTTCAAAGGGTGGAAAAAGATTGCTCTTTCTTCCGGGCTAAGCGAGGTCCATTCATCAGCCTTTTACACCTACCTGTGTTCATATGCACACGCTGGTAGCTTAAGCGTCCTCCAAATGAGACAATGCGAAACTGCTGCACACCAGCAAGGATTGGTTGGAGCGACGATGGGGCTAGCCATGATTTGCATTGCGTACATGACCAAGGCCTACTGTACCTATTTCCCCAAATCCAACTCACTGTTAGAAAAGAACGAACATCATCGGACAACAATTCAGATGTGGACGGAGATTGGGGCATCCGATCTTGAAGAAGTTGATATCGACTGGGACGCATTGAATGGCTAACCTGGGCGCAGACCTGTCTACGCTTCGCTCCGCAGGTCACGCCCCGCCCCGTTGTACATCAAAAGGAATCAAAATGGAAAATGAGCATTTTGTGCAGCCCGAAAAGTTCTGTGCAGCATTCAAGGAGGCGGCTGTCATCCATGACAAAGACTTGAAACAACACTGGACGAGTGGTTTGACTCAATATACCAGGACCATTCGTAGAGTACTTGATGACGTCGCTACCCTTCTCAGAGTAAACCTTTACAACTCCGACTACTACACCCTTGATGCAGTCTTCTATCGCGAAAAGGACAGCGAGCACTTCGATAAAGATGAAACATACGTCAAAAATATCGTAGTAGCGTTTGAGCACGAGAATGCGATCAGAGGGTCAGTCAGTGAAATGAACAAACTTCAGCTTTTTAATGCCCCTCTTAAAGTCCTTGTCACATATGGTGACAGTGCGCAGCGAAAGGAATTCCTGGGCAAATATACCAAAATAGTGAAGGGCGCAGATCTATTTTCAGATATTTCGACACACAGGAGGCAGCTTGTAATCTTCGGAGATAAACCAGCAGAAAATATTGAGTGGTATTCATTTGTTTATGAGGAGGGCCGATGGGTGCCTATTGAAAAGACTGCTCCAAAAGGGGAAGGCAATCCAGCAAATGCCATAAAGCCGGAGCACAACTAATTGCAACAGCGGGCGGAAAACCTCGCCGCTGTGCTCTCGGCGTTGGGCAAAAAGGGAAAACATGAGTAAAGAACTTATCTTGCCTTCAGAAATACCTTGGGACGACATAAAAGGTTCCGAACTCGAAGAGTTATTGTACTGGCTATTCGAATCGATGGGCGCAAAGGATCTTGAGTGGCGAAAGGGCGGCAAAGGCCCCGGAACAGCTGATCAAGGAAGAGACATAGAATGTACCTTCTATACTTCATCACCCGAGGGTGAGCTGACAAAACAAAAATGGTGGGTAGAAGCAAAAGGTAGGAGTTCAACAGTCGATCCGAGTTCAATAAAAGAATCCATCCTCAATGTGGCTGGAAGTAATGATATTGATGTGCTTGTAATAGCTACCAATGCACAATTTTCGAATCCAACGCGGGATTGGGTCAAGGAGTGGCAGAAGACTCATAAGAGCCCAGTCATAAAGTTGTGGGAACGTTCTTGCCTTGAGCGAATGGTAAGCAAACATCCCTTAGCCGTTATTAGACTTTTTACAAAGGCACTCTCCGCACAGGGAAAGCTTGAAGTCGCAAGGACAAAATTGTGGAACTACGCTACGTTTACCGATAGACCTCATCTTGCAGAACTATGGAGAGTTAAGAGTGAACTTGTATTTGAGCAGGGGGCACTATTTGCACTAATCGCCTCTGAAATGGCAAACGGCGATATTACCAAAAGGTCATGGGCCGCATACACGACAAATGAAGTCCTGTTATTATGTGTTCTTTATTCGCTTACAAACAGTTTTTACTTGTTCTTTAGAATATCCGAGGCTGGAGCAAGACAAGAACCAGTCATAAAGGCATTTTCCTACCTGTTGTTAGTGGCTGTACATCGAGCTGGAGCTAAAACAGTTTTAACCTTGATCAACAATATATTTGATGACTTTCATGGCAAAAAACTCCCCTCAGAGCTGAGAAAATTTATCTTAGAACCAGTTATAAATACTTTGACAGGTGAGATTAGAGATGTCTGTACGCATGACTGTTCTCGGATAAGTACTGACCCAAGCATACTCACTAAGCCAGAGATCAAAGACTACTGGAAGCGGCTTCGGCTAGCTGGTGACGAAGAAGAAAAAGATGATCGTATTCTAACAATAGAATGTTTTTCAAACCCATGCAGGTTCGGGATAGCGACAGGTGATAAAAAACATTGCCCCATTTGTTTCCTTGAAAATCCGGAAATGAAACTCTCCAAGACACTTAAAACTGTGGAAACTCTTACAAAGGCACATATGTCATCGGCGTAGTCGCATACGCGGCTAAGCAGTGCTGCTCAAAGCAGTAGAACTACACTCGTGCACAATCGAAGGTCGTCTTTAGGGCAAATTATGTCATTGTCTGACTTTAGTAAGGTAACTGAGTGGGCTGTCGGAGTACATCTTGATCGCATCAAGAATAACGAGCTGATTTTATTGAAGGGGCATCTCATTCTTGAAGTGGCCATTGATAGTGCTATCCACACTCTTGACAAGAAAAACACGTCAAAGCTTAAAAATTTGTCGTTCCACAGGAAACTCCAGATTTTAGGCTGTCTGCAGCCACATGCCACACCAGATCTGAAAAAAGCTCTTGGGCATCTCATAACTCTAAATATTCTACGGAACCGTCTTGCTCACGAATTCATGTTTGATGGTGGCACTGAGGATCTTGGTAGATGGAGCGAAGCAGTCTTGGTGGATTTCCCTGGGAATTCGGGGGACATAATACCTATTTAACCTTGACTCTCTGAGCGCATTCTCATATTGTTCGACCATGGCTCGCATTTCTCGAATTGTCGTCCCCGGCTATCCACATCATGTCACCCAACGTGGGGTCCGCTCCATGGATGTCTTTCACTCCGATGAGGATCGTCGCGCCTATCTTGCCTTTTTGTCTGAGGAGGCCGCGCGGTTCAATGTCGAAATCCTGTCCTGGTGCCTCATGACGAACCATGTCCATTTCATTGCAGTGCCCAACAGTGAGACATCACTTGCCCGCGGCTTCGGAGAAGCCCATCGTCGCTACACTCGCATGAAAAACTTCTCTCAGGGGGTTCGTGGCTACCTTTTCCAGGGAAGATTCAGTTCGTGCGTGCTCGATCAGCGGCACCTGCTAGCGGCTGCCCGCTATGTGGCATTAAACCCGGTTGTTGCCGGCATGGTCGAAACACCCTGGGAATATCCTTGGTCAAGCACTCGCTACCACTGCGGATTGTCGGACCATGACCCACTGGTGAAGGACCGGACACTGTTGGGACTGGTTACGGATTGGAGAGAGTTTTTAAGCTGCAAAGCGAGCACGGAACCGGACCGGCTTCAGCAATCCATTCGTACCGGCCGTCCGGCAGGTGATGAACAATTTATTGCCGCGATTGAGAACCTGACGGGACGTGAGTTGAAGATAAAGCCAGCGGGAAGGCCCTCTAAATCAGCATAATGGGTATTGTGTCCCCCGATTATGTGCACCGCCTCCTACCCGATTGGAAAGAAAAATGATGAAAAAATTACTGATTACTACCATCGTACTCCTCCTCAGTGGATGCGTGTCGCAGATTGTCTCTGTTGATGATTCAGCGAAAACATGGATTGGCCGTCCATTGGCTGAACTTAAAGAAGTTATCTGGAGCCGAAAATCCTCAACGTATGCGGAGAGGATTGGATGGCAAGAAAAGACGTACTCTCTTGATAACGGGAATTTAGTGTATGTTGAGCCCGTACGCCCAGGTTGTTTTATACACTGGGAAACGGACGCAAAAGGGATGATAAGAGCGTACAAAACGGAAGGGAATCGATGCTTTTGAAAACCTTCAAGATCAAGGGCAGCTCTGCTGGAGATGAGACCAGAACGTAACAAGGAGACAGCGGAATCTGAAAAGTCTGGATTCCAACCAGCTGGCGGCAGACGGACTTCGCTAACGCTCCGCCGCTGCGCCGCTACGACGTTATACCCGGAGAATACTATGAGACAAATACTATGGGCCGTGGTTATCCCGGCGGTGATGTGCGCCTGAATCACGGTAGCTAGATTATTCAGCATTGTCAATGCTAGATTATTGTGTGTTGCAGCAACAAGATTATTCTGTTGCATCGGACGAGATGAGCTGAAGCGGGGTAATTCCGGGGGTAATTCCCGAGGGGGGTAAGGCCCACGGAGAGTACCGCTGGAGCAGTGCCGCTGCCCATCTTGCCGGGAACGATGATCAGCTCGCAAAGGTCAAGCCGCTGTTGGACATTGTAAGTGGTTCTTTGACCTCTTTCCTGACCCTTCGGCATATCTCCACGCCATCCAAGCCCGGCATCAGCCAGTCAAGAATGGCCAGTTTCGGGGCGTCTTCTCCTTGCAGGGCCTGCCACGCCTCGTTCCCGTCCCGTGACGATCACTTCATATCCCCATCTGGTCAGGGTTTCTTCCAGAAGATTACAAAATGCCGGTTCATCATCAGCTATCAGGACCTTCATTAATTCCCCTCCTTGTTCATTTCGTCTGCTGACAGGGAAAAAAAGAAGGTCGCTCCCTTCTCCGGTTCCCCTAGAGCCCATACCCTGCCACCGTGTCGCTTGATAATCCGTGCCACCGTGGCCAGACCGATGCCATGACCGCTGTATTCTTCTGAACCCGGGAGTCTGTGGAAAGGGGTGAAGAGCTTGTCTGCACAAGCCATGTCAAAGCCGCTCCCGTTATCGCGGACGAAATAGGCCGGCTGTCCGGCAACTTCCGTTGCACCTAGCTCGATGACCGTTTCGGTGAGCTTGCCAGTGAATTTCCAGGCATTATTGAGAAGATTTTCCATGACCACCCGTAGCAGACTACGGTCCCCGACTATCTGAATCCCTTGGGCGATCCGGAAAGTGACATTGCGTTCAGGATCGGTATATTGCAGTTTCTCAGCTTCCTCATGGGCCAGCGCACTGAGGTCAACAATCTCACGGCATGGTTCGGCGTGGGACAGCCGGGAGAAACTGAGGAGGGCGTTAATGAGTTCATTCATGCTCAAGGTTCCGGTATATGCCTCCTGAAGGTAACCTTTGCATTGCTCGTCAAGCCTGTTGCTGCACATTTCCTTGAGTACCTGACAGTAGGCGTTAATAGTCGTCAAGGGCCGACGCAGGTCATGGGAGACCGTATAATTAAACGCCTCCAGCTCAATGTTGGCGGCTTCCAATTCGTTGGCGCGATTCTCGAGGTCGGAGTTCAGTATTTCAATCTGTTCTGTTGCCTGTTTTTGTGCGGTGATATCGCGCCATTCGGGCACGAGGAAAATTACTTCACCCTTTTCGTTCTTCACCGGCTTGAGTGAGAAGTCAACCCATACCAGCTTGCCGGCTGGGGTAAGATGAGTGGCTTCGAAACGGACAAATTCACCTTGAGCTGCAGACCTGACGGCTTCACGCAGCTTTTCCCGGTCTT of Geobacter sp. contains these proteins:
- a CDS encoding YgiT-type zinc finger protein; the encoded protein is MSCGFKGMVRDENRTETISYSGESITLTGLAGWFCPECSDGVFDDESSQRYAEASDSLVMLARKRCREEVRRIRRKLGLTQKEAAAMFGGGINAFSRYERGETEPSIATMQLLRLLDKHPELLNELRMAA
- a CDS encoding PAS domain S-box protein, translated to MKADKGQTAEAATLRDRAEEQLRLKEDSSSCQRAEDDARRLLHELQIHQIELEMQNAELSQAKEESETVLEKYTDLYDFAPIGYLTLDLNGIINAVNLTGATLLGIERFRLIGRRLEQYVAHESRPHFDEFLGKVFTNRVKKDCEIAFLKEGKYPFFVQIEAVAFSSGQECRAVFIDITERKRAEESLRESNALFEVIFDQALQSMGLMKTDGTLIKINRTTTDFIEAREAEVLGKPFWETPWWTHSTEDREKLREAVRSAAQGEFVRFEATHLTPAGKLVWVDFSLKPVKNEKGEVIFLVPEWRDITAQKQATEQIEILNSDLENRANELEAANIELEAFNYTVSHDLRRPLTTINAYCQVLKEMCSNRLDEQCKGYLQEAYTGTLSMNELINALLSFSRLSHAEPCREIVDLSALAHEEAEKLQYTDPERNVTFRIAQGIQIVGDRSLLRVVMENLLNNAWKFTGKLTETVIELGATEVAGQPAYFVRDNGSGFDMACADKLFTPFHRLPGSEEYSGHGIGLATVARIIKRHGGRVWALGEPEKGATFFFSLSADEMNKEGN
- a CDS encoding transposase; this translates as MARISRIVVPGYPHHVTQRGVRSMDVFHSDEDRRAYLAFLSEEAARFNVEILSWCLMTNHVHFIAVPNSETSLARGFGEAHRRYTRMKNFSQGVRGYLFQGRFSSCVLDQRHLLAAARYVALNPVVAGMVETPWEYPWSSTRYHCGLSDHDPLVKDRTLLGLVTDWREFLSCKASTEPDRLQQSIRTGRPAGDEQFIAAIENLTGRELKIKPAGRPSKSA